The sequence below is a genomic window from Micromonospora aurantiaca ATCC 27029.
CGGTTCGGTGTCGCGCGCCGGTCCCGGTCGGCCGGCCGCCTGTTCCCGGCGGCGTACGCGGCCGGGGCGCAGTTGCAGGACCGCGACGGAGGACAGCACCAGCGCGCCGCCGGCGAGCTGCGCGAGCGTCAGGGCCTCGCCGAGCGCGAGCGTGGCCAGCGCGGCGGTGACCACGGGTTCGAAGGTGGACAGGATGGCCGCGGTGGACGGACCGGTCCGCCTCAGGCCGGCGAAGAAGGCCAGCATCGCCACGACCGTGGAGACCACGGCGATGGCGGCCAGCCAGAACCATCCCCGCCACCCGAAGCTCAGGTCGACGCCGTCGGTGACCAGGGCGCGAGCGCCGAGGGTGCCGGCGGCACCGGTCATCACCAGCGCCGACAGCGCCACGGGTGCCAGCCGGTGCACGACGGTGTCGGAGACCAGGATGTAGACCGTGTAGGTGACGGCGGCGGCGAAGGCCAGCAGCGCCCCGAGCGGGTGGAAGCCCGCGCCACCGGCGCCGAGCAGGACCAGCAGCGTTCCGCCCGAGGCGGCCACCAGGGCCGCGCCGCGTCCCGGGGTGAGCCGGTCCCGGCCGAGCAGGACCGCGGCCACTGTCACCATGACCGGGTACGTGTAGAGGATCAGCGCCAGCAGTGACGCGTCCATCAGCTCCAGCGCGGAGAAGAACAGGCTCGCCTGCGTGGCGTACCCGATCGCGCCCAGCCCCAGGGCGACGGCCACCACCCGCCCACGCCTCGTCGCCGGCCGCCCACCGCCGGCGTCGCCCGGCGCCGCGCGGCGCAGGCCCGGCCGGGTGAGCAGGACGAGCCAGAGCAGTGCGGCGGCCAGCCCGAAACGCACCAGCAGCAGAGACGTCGGGGGGACACCGGCGTCGTACGCGAGCTTGCCGAAGACGGCCATCGCGCCGAAACAGGCGGCTGACAGGAGACACAGTGCGGCACCCACGCGCCAAGGATCACCGGCACCGACTGCCCAGGTCCAGCGATGAATTCCGCAGGTGAATCATTAGGATTTCCGCATGATCGAGCTGGACCTGCGGCGGTTGCGCTTCCTGCGGGAGTTCGAGGAACGCGGCACGATGGCCGCTGTCGCCGCGGCTCTGGGCTACAGCCCGTCGACTGTCTCGCAGCAGCTGGCCCTGCTGGAGAAGGAGGCAGGTGTCCGGCTGCTAAGCAGGGCCGGCCGCGGCGTACGGCTCACCGAGGCCGGGCACGTGCTCGCTCGGCACGCCCGGGTGCTGCTGTCGGCGGCCGAGGCGGCGGAGGCCGACCTGGCCGCCCTCGACTGTGACGTCCGGGGGAGCGTCCGGGCGGGCGGCCTGCAGTCGGCGGCGCGCCGCCTGCTCGTGCCGGCCGTGGCCCGGATGAGAGCCGAGCACCCGCGGGTCCGGGTGGAGATCTTCGAGCTGGAACTCGAACAGTCCCTGCCGGGCCTGCGCCTGGGCACCGTCGACCTGGTCATCGGCGACGAGTACGACAGCCAGCCCCGCCCCCGCCCGGCGGGGCTCCGTTTCACGCTCCTGCTCGAGGAGCCCTTGCGTCTCGTGCTTCCCGCCGCGCACCCGCTCGCCGGGCCCGGGGGACACGTCGCGGTCACCGACCTGCGGTCCGAGGTGTGGACCGCCTCCGCCGAGGGCACCGGGCACCACGCCATGGTGGTGGGGACGTGCCGTCGTCTCGGCGGCTACGAACCGGACCTGCGGCACCGTTCCAGCGACGCGGACGTCCAGCTGGAACTGGTCCGGGCCGGGGCGGCGGTCGCTCTGATGCCGGCCCTGACCCTGCCCGACGCCGACCCGGCGCTGGCGGTCCGGGGTATCGCCGAGACCGTCCTCCGGCGCCGCCTGGTCGCAGTCACCCGGGACACGCCGCCCGGGCCCGCCCTCACCGCGTTCCTGGCCGCCGTCACGGAGCGGGTCCGCGACCTCGGCCGGTAGGCGCACACCTTCAACCTATTATCCTAGGACGCCTTACGCGATGTACGCCGGTCAACAGCGTTTGCAGCGACACTCACCGGGGACGCGACAAGGGCAAGGCGTAGCCGGACGAGGGAGGGCGACATGAGCTTCACCGACAAGGCGAAGAACAAGGCCCAGGAGATGAGCGGCATGGCCAAGGAGCGGATCGGCGACGTGACCGACAACGAGCGGTTGCGGGCCGAGGGCGCCTCCGAGCAGAGCACGGCGCGTGCCAAGCAGGCCGGGGAGCACGCCAAGCAGGCGGGCCGCGACGTCAAGGACGCCTTCAACAAGTGAGTACGCGAACGGCGGGCCACCTCATCGCAGAGGTGGCCCGCCGTCGTACGCCCTGAGGGCCGGGGGTCAGTCGTCGCGGTGCGCGAGCCACCAGGCCTGGCCGGCCTCGGGCAGCGTGTCGATCGGGTCGTAGTAGGCGTAGCGCTTGTTCAGCGCCTCCAGGTCGGCCGACTCGATCGAGGTGCGGTAGTTCTTGGTCCAGTACGAGATGCCGCGCTCACGGTCGTAGTCGGTGAGCATGTGCACCCAGCGCTTGCCGACGAACGGCACGTCGCAGACGATCCGCGGGGTGGCGTAGCCGGGCAGGTAGCCCATGATGTCGTGCTGGAGCTGCTGGGCGTGCCAGACCGGGACGCGCCAGTGCTCGGCGTTGGGGATCATGTCGCACATGTAGAAGTAGTACGGCAGGATGCCCGCCTCGCCCTGGAGCGCGAAGCAGAGGTCGAGCAGGTCGGCGCTGGTGGCGTTGACGCCGCGCATGAGCACGCCCTGGTTGCGCACGTCGCGTACGCCGACGTCGAGCGCGGTCTGTGCGGCCTTGGCGACCAGCGGCGTCAGCGACTGGGCGTGGTTGACGTGGGTGTGGATGGCCAGGTTGACGCCGCGGCGGGCGGCGGTGCGGGCCACCCGTTCGAGGCCCTCGACCACGTCGGGCTGAAGCCAGTGCTGGGGCAGGCCCATGAGCGCCTTGGTGGCGAGCCGGATGTCGCGGATCGTCTCGATCTCCAGCAGGCGCATCAGGTACGACTCGAGGTTGCGCCACGGCACGTTGGCGACGTCACCGCCGGAGACGACCACGTCGCGTACGCCCGGGTGGGCCTTGAGGTAGGTGATGTGGGCGTCGTAGCGGTCGACCGGCTTGAGGGTGAGCTTGAGCTTGTCGACGGC
It includes:
- a CDS encoding LysR substrate-binding domain-containing protein; protein product: MIELDLRRLRFLREFEERGTMAAVAAALGYSPSTVSQQLALLEKEAGVRLLSRAGRGVRLTEAGHVLARHARVLLSAAEAAEADLAALDCDVRGSVRAGGLQSAARRLLVPAVARMRAEHPRVRVEIFELELEQSLPGLRLGTVDLVIGDEYDSQPRPRPAGLRFTLLLEEPLRLVLPAAHPLAGPGGHVAVTDLRSEVWTASAEGTGHHAMVVGTCRRLGGYEPDLRHRSSDADVQLELVRAGAAVALMPALTLPDADPALAVRGIAETVLRRRLVAVTRDTPPGPALTAFLAAVTERVRDLGR
- a CDS encoding KamA family radical SAM protein, which produces MTQTQPVETIPTPRPAPVAVPTAGQPYEYRRAPLVEPDWTRFPGWRHITRDQWESAQWQRVNCVKNIKQLRAVLGDTVDETFYADLEADQKALATMSMLVPPQMLNTMVPHQPMSTEALLADPIRRYMIPVASDRRTDWPSHPYASRDSLHEHDMWVAEGLTHRYPTKVLAELLSTCPQYCGHCTRMDLVGNSTPAVDKLKLTLKPVDRYDAHITYLKAHPGVRDVVVSGGDVANVPWRNLESYLMRLLEIETIRDIRLATKALMGLPQHWLQPDVVEGLERVARTAARRGVNLAIHTHVNHAQSLTPLVAKAAQTALDVGVRDVRNQGVLMRGVNATSADLLDLCFALQGEAGILPYYFYMCDMIPNAEHWRVPVWHAQQLQHDIMGYLPGYATPRIVCDVPFVGKRWVHMLTDYDRERGISYWTKNYRTSIESADLEALNKRYAYYDPIDTLPEAGQAWWLAHRDD
- a CDS encoding CsbD family protein, with the protein product MSFTDKAKNKAQEMSGMAKERIGDVTDNERLRAEGASEQSTARAKQAGEHAKQAGRDVKDAFNK
- a CDS encoding DMT family transporter, with the translated sequence MGAALCLLSAACFGAMAVFGKLAYDAGVPPTSLLLVRFGLAAALLWLVLLTRPGLRRAAPGDAGGGRPATRRGRVVAVALGLGAIGYATQASLFFSALELMDASLLALILYTYPVMVTVAAVLLGRDRLTPGRGAALVAASGGTLLVLLGAGGAGFHPLGALLAFAAAVTYTVYILVSDTVVHRLAPVALSALVMTGAAGTLGARALVTDGVDLSFGWRGWFWLAAIAVVSTVVAMLAFFAGLRRTGPSTAAILSTFEPVVTAALATLALGEALTLAQLAGGALVLSSVAVLQLRPGRVRRREQAAGRPGPARDTEPAPAAR